In Providencia sneebia DSM 19967, one DNA window encodes the following:
- the fusA gene encoding elongation factor G: MARQTPISRYRNIGISAHIDAGKTTTSERILFYTGVNHKIGETHEGSATMDWMEQEQERGITITSAATTAFWSGMAKQFEPHRINIIDTPGHVDFTIEVERSMRVLDGAVMVYCAVGGVQPQSETVWRQANKYKVPRIAFVNKMDRMGANFLRVVEQLKSRLAANPVPLQLPVGAEEGFTGVVDLIKMKAIKWSDEDQGVTFEYEDIPADMQEQAEEWHNFLVESAAEASEELMEKYLGGEDLTEEEIKLALRQRVLASEIILVTCGSAFKNKGVQAMLDAVIEFLPAPTDVPAINGILDDGKDTPAERHASDDEPFSSLAFKIATDPFVGNLTFFRVYSGFVNSGDTVLNPVKSKKERFGRIVQMHANKREEIKEVRAGDIAAAIGLKDVTTGDTLCAVEAPIILERMEFPEPVISVAIEPKTKADQEKMGIALGRLAQEDPSFRVSSDEETGQTIIAGMGELHLDVLVDRMRREFKVEANVGKPQVAYREAITMKVTDVEGKHAKQSGGRGQYGHVVIDMFPLDKKDKDGVNMDYEFINEIKGGVIPGEYIPAVDKGIQEQLKSGPLAGYPVVNMGIRLHFGSYHDVDSSELAFKLAASIAFKDGFKKAKPVLLEPIMKVEVETPEDYMGDVIGDLNRRRGLIEGMDDMATGKIVRAQVPLSEMFGYATDLRSQTQGRASYSMEFLKYNEAPNNVAQAVIEARNAK; this comes from the coding sequence ATGGCCCGTCAAACGCCCATATCACGCTATCGTAACATCGGTATCAGTGCACACATTGACGCTGGTAAAACAACGACTTCTGAACGTATTTTGTTCTATACCGGTGTAAACCATAAAATTGGTGAAACACACGAAGGTTCTGCAACTATGGACTGGATGGAGCAGGAGCAAGAGCGTGGTATTACTATCACGTCTGCTGCGACTACTGCATTCTGGTCAGGCATGGCAAAACAATTTGAACCACACCGTATCAACATCATCGACACCCCAGGACACGTTGACTTCACAATCGAAGTAGAACGTTCTATGCGTGTTCTTGATGGTGCAGTAATGGTTTACTGTGCGGTTGGTGGTGTTCAGCCACAGTCTGAAACTGTATGGCGTCAGGCTAACAAATATAAAGTTCCACGTATCGCGTTCGTTAACAAAATGGACCGTATGGGTGCAAACTTCCTGCGTGTTGTTGAGCAATTAAAATCACGTTTGGCAGCAAACCCAGTTCCTCTACAATTACCAGTAGGTGCTGAAGAAGGCTTCACTGGTGTTGTTGACTTGATCAAAATGAAAGCGATCAAGTGGAGCGACGAAGATCAGGGCGTTACCTTCGAATACGAAGATATCCCTGCTGATATGCAAGAACAAGCTGAAGAATGGCATAACTTCTTAGTTGAATCTGCGGCAGAAGCATCAGAAGAACTGATGGAAAAATATCTGGGCGGTGAAGACCTAACTGAAGAAGAAATTAAATTAGCTCTTCGTCAACGCGTACTTGCAAGCGAAATCATCCTGGTTACCTGTGGTTCTGCATTTAAGAACAAAGGTGTTCAGGCGATGCTAGATGCAGTTATTGAGTTCTTACCAGCACCTACAGATGTACCTGCAATTAATGGTATTCTGGATGATGGTAAAGATACTCCGGCAGAACGTCACGCAAGTGATGATGAGCCGTTCTCATCTTTAGCATTTAAAATTGCAACAGACCCATTTGTTGGTAACTTGACGTTCTTCCGTGTTTACTCTGGTTTTGTTAACTCAGGTGACACCGTTCTTAACCCAGTTAAGTCTAAGAAAGAACGTTTTGGCCGTATCGTACAGATGCATGCTAACAAACGTGAAGAAATTAAAGAAGTTCGCGCTGGTGACATCGCGGCAGCTATCGGTCTGAAAGACGTAACTACAGGTGATACTTTGTGTGCGGTTGAAGCACCAATCATCCTTGAGCGTATGGAATTCCCAGAGCCAGTAATTTCTGTTGCGATTGAACCAAAAACTAAAGCTGACCAAGAAAAAATGGGTATCGCTCTAGGCCGTTTGGCTCAAGAAGATCCATCATTCCGCGTATCAAGTGATGAAGAAACGGGTCAAACCATCATCGCTGGTATGGGTGAATTGCACTTGGACGTTCTGGTTGATCGTATGCGCCGCGAATTTAAAGTTGAGGCGAATGTTGGTAAACCACAAGTTGCTTACCGTGAAGCTATCACGATGAAAGTAACTGATGTTGAAGGTAAACACGCTAAACAGTCTGGTGGTCGTGGTCAGTACGGTCATGTCGTTATCGATATGTTCCCACTTGACAAGAAAGACAAAGACGGCGTCAACATGGATTACGAATTTATCAACGAAATCAAAGGTGGTGTTATTCCTGGTGAATACATCCCAGCCGTTGATAAAGGTATCCAAGAGCAGCTGAAATCAGGTCCATTAGCAGGTTATCCTGTGGTAAATATGGGTATTCGCCTGCATTTCGGTTCTTACCATGATGTTGACTCATCTGAATTGGCATTTAAACTAGCGGCATCAATCGCGTTTAAAGATGGCTTCAAAAAAGCTAAACCAGTTCTACTTGAGCCAATCATGAAAGTCGAAGTGGAAACACCAGAAGACTACATGGGTGACGTTATTGGTGACTTGAACCGTCGTCGTGGTTTGATCGAAGGTATGGATGACATGGCAACTGGTAAAATTGTCCGTGCACAAGTACCATTGTCAGAGATGTTCGGTTACGCTACAGACCTGCGTTCACAAACTCAGGGTCGTGCTTCATACTCAATGGAGTTCTTGAAGTACAATGAAGCACCAAACAACGTTGCACAAGCTGTTATCGAAGCTCGTAACGCTAAATAA
- the tuf gene encoding elongation factor Tu yields the protein MSKEKFERSKPHVNVGTIGHVDHGKTTLTAAITTVLAKTYGGSARAFDQIDNAPEEKARGITISTSHVEYDTPTRHYAHVDCPGHADYVKNMITGAAQMDGAILVVAATDGPMPQTREHILLGRQVGVPYIIVFLNKCDMVDDEELLELVEMEVRELLSQYDFPGDDTPVIRGSALKALEGNPEWEAKIVELAEALDTYIPEPERAIDKPFLLPIEDVFSISGRGTVVTGRVERGIIKVGEEVEIVGIQPTAKTTCTGVEMFRKLLDEGRAGENVGVLLRGTKREEIQRGQVLAKPGSIKPHTTFESEVYILSKDEGGRHTPFFKGYRPQFYFRTTDVTGTIELPEGVEMVMPGDNINMIVTLIHPIAMDDGLRFAIREGGRTVGAGVVAKIIA from the coding sequence GTGTCTAAAGAAAAATTTGAACGTTCAAAACCGCACGTTAACGTTGGTACAATTGGCCACGTTGACCATGGTAAAACTACCCTGACAGCAGCAATCACTACTGTTCTAGCAAAAACTTACGGCGGTAGCGCTCGTGCGTTCGATCAAATCGATAACGCACCAGAAGAAAAAGCACGTGGTATCACCATCTCTACTTCTCACGTAGAATATGATACTCCGACTCGCCACTACGCACACGTAGACTGCCCAGGACACGCCGACTATGTTAAAAACATGATCACGGGTGCTGCGCAAATGGACGGTGCAATTCTGGTTGTTGCTGCGACTGATGGTCCAATGCCACAAACTCGTGAGCACATCCTGTTAGGCCGTCAGGTTGGTGTTCCTTACATCATCGTTTTCCTGAACAAATGTGACATGGTTGACGACGAAGAGCTGTTGGAACTGGTTGAAATGGAAGTTCGTGAACTTCTGTCTCAATACGATTTCCCAGGTGATGACACACCAGTTATCCGTGGTTCAGCGCTGAAAGCGTTGGAAGGCAATCCAGAGTGGGAAGCGAAAATTGTTGAACTAGCAGAAGCACTGGATACGTATATCCCAGAGCCAGAGCGTGCAATTGACAAGCCATTCCTGCTGCCAATCGAAGACGTATTCTCAATCTCAGGTCGTGGTACAGTMGTAACAGGCCGTGTTGAGCGTGGTATCATCAAAGTTGGTGAAGAAGTTGAAATCGTTGGTATCCAACCAACTGCAAAAACAACTTGTACTGGCGTTGAAATGTTCCGTAAACTGCTAGACGAAGGTCGTGCGGGTGAGAACGTTGGTGTTCTGCTGCGTGGTACTAAACGTGAAGAAATTCAACGTGGACAAGTACTGGCTAAACCAGGTTCAATCAAGCCACACACAACATTCGAATCAGAAGTTTATATCCTGAGCAAAGATGAAGGTGGTCGTCATACTCCATTCTTCAAAGGTTACCGTCCTCAGTTCTACTTCCGTACAACTGACGTAACCGGTACTATCGAACTGCCAGAAGGCGTAGAGATGGTAATGCCAGGTGATAACATCAACATGATCGTTACCCTGATCCACCCAATCGCAATGGATGACGGACTTCGTTTCGCAATCCGTGAAGGTGGTCGTACAGTAGGTGCGGGTGTTGTTGCAAAAATCATTGCATAA
- the secE gene encoding preprotein translocase subunit SecE, translating into MSANSEAQGSGRSVDVFKWIVVAVLLIIAIVGNYYFRQYNLALRAFAVVVVVAIAGAVALWTTKGKQTLAFAREARTEMRKVIWPTRQEALQTTLIVAAVTAVMSLILWGLDGILVRVVSFITSLRLF; encoded by the coding sequence ATGAGTGCGAATAGCGAAGCTCAAGGAAGTGGACGTAGTGTAGACGTCTTTAAGTGGATAGTTGTTGCTGTCCTGCTGATAATTGCTATAGTTGGCAACTATTACTTCCGCCAATACAATCTCGCGCTGCGTGCTTTTGCTGTTGTGGTTGTTGTAGCTATTGCAGGCGCTGTTGCGTTGTGGACAACAAAAGGTAAACAAACACTGGCATTCGCACGAGAAGCTCGTACTGAAATGCGAAAAGTGATTTGGCCAACACGCCAAGAAGCATTGCAAACGACGTTGATTGTAGCAGCAGTAACAGCCGTTATGTCCTTAATACTATGGGGATTAGATGGTATCTTAGTACGGGTCGTTTCGTTTATTACAAGCCTGAGGTTATTCTAA
- the nusG gene encoding transcription termination/antitermination protein NusG, which produces MSDLPKKRWYVIQAFSGFEGRVAQSLREYIKLHSMEDYFGDVMVPTEEVVEIRSGQRRKSERKFFPGYVLVQMIMNDESWHLVRSVPRVMGFIGGTSDRPAPISDKEVYAIMNRLQQVGDKPRPKTLFEPGEMVRVSEGPFADFNGVVEEIDYEKSRLKVSVSIFGRATPVELDFSQVEKA; this is translated from the coding sequence ATGTCAGATTTACCTAAAAAGCGCTGGTATGTCATTCAGGCTTTCTCTGGTTTTGAAGGTCGTGTCGCGCAATCTTTGCGTGAATATATCAAATTACATAGTATGGAAGACTACTTCGGTGACGTTATGGTTCCAACGGAAGAAGTCGTTGAAATCAGAAGTGGTCAGCGTCGTAAAAGTGAGCGCAAATTCTTYCCCGGCTATGTATTAGTTCAAATGATTATGAATGATGAGTCTTGGCACTTAGTACGTAGCGTACCTAGAGTTATGGGCTTTATCGGTGGAACTTCAGATCGTCCAGCACCAATTAGTGATAAAGAAGTTTATGCTATTATGAATCGTCTACAGCAAGTTGGCGATAAACCACGTCCTAAAACGCTGTTTGAACCAGGTGAAATGGTACGTGTTAGTGAAGGTCCATTTGCTGACTTTAATGGTGTGGTCGAAGAAATTGATTATGAAAAGAGCCGCTTAAAGGTTTCTGTATCAATTTTTGGTCGTGCAACACCAGTCGAATTAGATTTTAGTCAGGTCGAAAAAGCGTAA
- the rplK gene encoding 50S ribosomal protein L11, which yields MAKKVQAYVKLQVAAGMANPSPPVGPALGQQGVNIMEFCKAFNAKTDSLEKGLPIPVVITVYADRSFTFITKTPPAAVLLKKAAGIKSGSGKPNKDKVGKVTSAQIREIAETKAADMTGADVDAMMRSIAGTARSMGLVVED from the coding sequence ATGGCTAAGAAAGTACAAGCCTATGTCAAGCTGCAAGTAGCAGCTGGTATGGCTAACCCAAGCCCACCGGTTGGTCCAGCATTGGGTCAACAAGGTGTGAACATCATGGAATTCTGTAAAGCGTTTAACGCAAAAACAGACAGCCTGGAAAAAGGTTTGCCAATTCCTGTTGTTATCACAGTCTATGCAGACCGTTCTTTCACTTTCATTACTAAGACTCCACCTGCAGCAGTTCTGCTGAAAAAAGCAGCTGGCATTAAGTCTGGTTCTGGTAAGCCAAACAAAGATAAAGTCGGTAAAGTGACCTCTGCTCAAATTCGCGAAATCGCTGAAACTAAAGCTGCGGACATGACTGGTGCTGACGTTGACGCTATGATGCGTTCAATCGCTGGTACTGCTCGTTCCATGGGCCTGGTTGTGGAGGATTAA
- the rplA gene encoding 50S ribosomal protein L1, which translates to MAKLNKRMRNIREKVDATKQYDINEAVALLKELATAKFVESVDVAVNLGIDARKSDQNVRGATVLPHGTGRSVRVAVFTQGANAEAAKAAGAELVGMEDLADKIKAGEMDFDVVIASPDAMRVVGQLGQVLGPRGLMPNPKVGTVTPNVAEAVNNAKAGQVRYRNDKNGIIHTTIGKVNFDADKLKENLEALIVALKKAKPASAKGVFIKKISLSTTMGAGVAIDQAGLSAAV; encoded by the coding sequence ATGGCTAAACTGAATAAGCGCATGCGCAATATCCGTGAAAAAGTTGATGCAACTAAACAGTATGACATCAATGAAGCCGTTGCTCTGCTGAAAGAATTGGCGACAGCTAAATTTGTAGAAAGCGTTGACGTTGCCGTTAACCTAGGTATCGACGCTCGTAAATCTGATCAAAACGTTCGCGGTGCAACTGTACTGCCACACGGTACTGGTCGTTCAGTTCGCGTTGCTGTATTTACTCAGGGCGCAAATGCTGAAGCTGCGAAAGCTGCTGGTGCTGAACTTGTTGGTATGGAAGATCTGGCTGATAAAATCAAAGCTGGCGAAATGGACTTTGACGTTGTAATCGCATCTCCAGATGCAATGCGCGTTGTTGGTCAATTAGGTCAAGTTCTAGGTCCACGTGGTTTGATGCCAAACCCGAAAGTGGGTACTGTAACACCTAACGTTGCTGAAGCTGTTAACAATGCTAAAGCTGGCCAGGTTCGTTACCGTAACGACAAAAATGGTATTATCCACACTACTATCGGTAAAGTTAACTTTGATGCTGATAAGCTAAAAGAAAACTTGGAAGCTCTGATTGTTGCTCTGAAAAAAGCGAAACCAGCTTCTGCTAAAGGTGTTTTCATTAAGAAAATCAGCCTTTCTACCACGATGGGTGCTGGTGTTGCTATTGACCAAGCTGGTCTTTCAGCAGCAGTTTAA
- the rplJ gene encoding 50S ribosomal protein L10, translated as MALNLQDKQAIVAEVSEVAKGALSAVVADSRGVTVAKMTELRKAGRDAGVYIRVVRNTLIRRAVEGTSYEVLKDAFVGPTLIAFSNEHPGAAARLFKEFAKANPAFEIKAAAFEGELILAKDIDRLATLPTYEEAIARLMATMKEASAGKLVRTLAALRDQKEAA; from the coding sequence ATGGCACTAAATCTTCAAGACAAACAAGCGATTGTTGCTGAAGTCAGCGAAGTAGCCAAAGGTGCGCTTTCTGCAGTTGTTGCCGATTCACGCGGCGTAACTGTTGCTAAAATGACTGAACTGCGTAAAGCAGGTCGCGATGCAGGCGTTTATATCCGTGTTGTTCGTAACACGTTGATCCGTCGTGCAGTTGAAGGAACTTCTTACGAAGTTCTGAAAGACGCGTTTGTTGGTCCAACCTTAATTGCTTTCTCTAACGAACATCCGGGCGCAGCTGCTCGTCTGTTCAAAGAGTTCGCTAAAGCGAATCCAGCATTTGAGATTAAAGCCGCAGCCTTTGAAGGTGAGTTAATCCTAGCGAAAGATATCGATCGTCTGGCAACTCTACCAACTTACGAAGAAGCAATCGCACGCCTGATGGCAACCATGAAAGAAGCCTCTGCAGGCAAATTGGTTCGCACACTGGCTGCTCTGCGCGATCAGAAAGAAGCTGCATAA
- the rplL gene encoding 50S ribosomal protein L7/L12 yields MSITKDQILDAVAEMSVMDVVELITMMEEKFGVSAAAAVAVAAGPAEAAEEKTEFDVVLTGIGGNKVAVIKAVRGATGLGLKEAKDMVESAPATIKEGASKDEAETLKKALEEAGASVELK; encoded by the coding sequence ATGTCTATCACTAAAGACCAAATCCTTGATGCAGTTGCAGAAATGTCTGTAATGGACGTTGTTGAACTGATTACTATGATGGAAGAAAAATTCGGCGTTTCTGCTGCTGCTGCTGTTGCTGTTGCTGCGGGTCCAGCTGAAGCTGCTGAAGAAAAAACTGAATTTGACGTTGTTCTGACCGGTATCGGCGGTAACAAAGTTGCAGTTATCAAAGCAGTTCGTGGCGCAACTGGTCTTGGCTTAAAAGAAGCTAAAGACATGGTAGAATCAGCTCCAGCGACTATCAAAGAAGGCGCAAGCAAAGACGAAGCTGAAACTCTGAAGAAAGCTCTTGAAGAAGCAGGCGCTTCTGTTGAACTTAAATAA
- the rpoB gene encoding DNA-directed RNA polymerase subunit beta codes for MVYSYTEKKRIRKDFGKRPQVLDIPYLLSIQLDSFQKFIEQDPDGQNGLEAAFRSVFPIQSYSGNAELQYVSYRLGEPVFDVKECQIRGITYSAPLRVKLRLIVYEREAPEGTVKDIKEQEVYMGEIPLMTENGTFVINGTERVIVSQLHRSPGVFFDSDKGKTHSSGKVLYNARIIPYRGSWLDFEFDPKDNLFVRIDRRRKLPATIILRAMNYTTEEILNLFFDKTVFQIRDNKLMMTLVPERLRGETASFDIEANGKVYVEKGRRITARHIRLLEKEDVNSIEVPVEYIAGKVSAKDYIDESTGELICAANMELSLDTLARLSQAGHKTIETLFTNDLDHGAYISETIRVDPTNDRLSALVEIYRMMRPGEPPTREAAENLFENLFFSEDRYDLSAVGRMKFNRSLGREEIEGSGILSKEDIIEVMKKLIDIRNGKGEVDDIDHLGNRRIRSVGEMAENQFRVGLVRVERAVKERLSLGDLDALMPQDMINAKPISAAVKEFFGSSQLSQFMDQNNPLSEITHKRRISALGPGGLTRERAGFEVRDVHPTHYGRVCPIETPEGPNIGLINSLSVYAQTNEYGFLETPYRLVRDGLVTDEIHYLSAIEEGNFIIAQANTVLADDGSFVEELITCRNRGESSLFSRDQVEYMDVSTQQVVSVGASLIPFLEHDDANRALMGANMQRQAVPTLRADKPLVGTGMERAVAVDSGVTAVARRGGTIQYVDASRIVIKVNEDEMYPGEAGIDIYNLTKYTRSNQNTCINQMPCVSLGEPVERGDVLADGPSTDLGELALGQNMRVAFMPWNGYNFEDSILVSERVVQEDRFTTIHIQELACVSRDTKLGPEEITADIPNVGEAALSKLDESGIVYIGAEVKGGDILVGKVTPKGETQLTPEEKLLRAIFGEKASDVKDSSLRVPNGVSGTVIDVQVFTRDGVEKDKRALEIEETQLRDAKKDLTEELRIFEAALFSRIRSVLVNGGIEAEKLDKLPRDRWLELSLADEEKQNQLEQLAEQYDELKSEFEKKLDAKRRKITQGDDLAPGVLKIVKVYLAVKRQIQPGDKMAGRHGNKGVISKINPIEDMPYDENGNPVDIVLNPLGVPSRMNIGQILETHLGMAAKGIGDKINAMLKQQQEVAKLREFIQKAYDLGDDTRQKVDLNTFSDEEVMRLAENLKKGMPIATPVFDGAKEIEIKELLKLGGLPTSGQITLFDGRTGERFERQVTVGYMYMLKLNHLVDDKMHARSTGSYSLVTQQPLGGKAQFGGQRFGEMEVWALEAYGAAYTLQEMLTVKSDDVNGRTKMYKNIVDGSHQMEPGMPESFNVLLKEIRSLGINIELEDE; via the coding sequence ATGGTTTACTCCTATACCGAGAAAAAACGTATTCGTAAGGATTTTGGTAAACGTCCACAAGTGTTGGATATACCTTATCTCCTTTCTATCCAACTTGACTCGTTCCAGAAGTTTATCGAGCAAGATCCTGACGGTCAGAATGGTCTGGAAGCAGCTTTCCGTTCTGTATTTCCAATTCAGAGCTATAGTGGTAATGCTGAACTACAATATGTCAGCTATCGCTTGGGTGAGCCTGTTTTTGACGTTAAAGAATGTCAAATCCGTGGTATTACATACTCAGCACCACTACGCGTTAAATTACGTCTCATTGTTTATGAGCGTGAAGCGCCTGAAGGTACTGTAAAAGATATTAAAGAACAAGAAGTCTACATGGGTGAAATCCCACTGATGACTGAAAACGGGACTTTTGTTATTAACGGTACTGAGCGTGTTATCGTATCTCAGTTACACCGTAGCCCGGGCGTATTCTTTGACAGTGATAAAGGTAAAACGCATTCATCAGGAAAAGTACTGTATAACGCACGTATTATTCCTTACCGTGGTTCTTGGTTAGACTTTGAATTCGATCCAAAAGATAACCTATTTGTACGTATTGACCGTCGTCGTAAATTGCCTGCGACAATTATTCTGCGTGCAATGAACTACACTACCGAAGAAATTTTAAACTTATTCTTCGATAAAACCGTATTCCAAATCCGCGATAATAAACTGATGATGACGCTGGTTCCTGAGCGTCTACGTGGTGAAACTGCTTCTTTTGATATTGAAGCAAACGGCAAAGTTTATGTTGAAAAAGGCCGTCGTATCACTGCACGTCACATCCGTTTACTTGAAAAAGAAGATGTCAACAGCATTGAAGTACCTGTTGAATACATCGCGGGTAAAGTATCTGCAAAAGATTACATTGATGAAAGCACTGGTGAGCTGATTTGTGCAGCTAACATGGAACTTTCATTAGATACTCTTGCGCGTCTAAGCCAAGCTGGCCATAAAACAATTGAAACATTGTTTACTAATGACTTAGACCACGGTGCTTATATCTCTGAAACTATCCGTGTCGATCCAACAAATGATCGCTTGAGCGCGCTGGTAGAAATCTACCGTATGATGCGCCCAGGTGAGCCACCAACCCGTGAAGCAGCAGAAAATCTGTTCGAAAATCTGTTCTTCTCTGAAGATCGTTATGATTTATCAGCGGTTGGTCGTATGAAGTTCAACCGTTCACTCGGCCGTGAAGAAATCGAAGGTTCAGGTATCCTGAGCAAAGAAGATATCATTGAGGTAATGAAAAAACTCATTGATATTCGTAACGGTAAAGGCGAAGTCGATGATATTGACCACTTAGGTAACCGTCGTATTCGTTCTGTTGGTGAAATGGCTGAAAACCAATTCCGTGTTGGTCTTGTACGTGTTGAGCGTGCGGTGAAAGAGCGTCTTTCCCTTGGCGATCTTGATGCATTAATGCCTCAAGATATGATCAATGCGAAACCAATTTCAGCAGCAGTAAAAGAGTTCTTTGGTTCTAGCCAGTTGTCCCAATTTATGGACCAGAACAACCCACTGTCTGAAATTACGCACAAACGTCGTATTTCTGCATTAGGCCCTGGTGGTTTGACGCGTGAACGTGCTGGCTTTGAAGTACGTGACGTTCACCCAACTCACTATGGTCGTGTGTGTCCAATCGAAACCCCTGAAGGTCCGAACATCGGTCTTATCAACTCGCTATCTGTTTATGCACAGACTAACGAGTACGGTTTCCTTGAAACACCATATCGTTTAGTTCGTGACGGCCTTGTTACTGACGAAATTCACTACTTGTCTGCAATTGAAGAAGGTAATTTCATCATTGCTCAGGCAAACACCGTTTTAGCAGATGATGGTAGCTTCGTTGAAGAACTGATCACTTGTCGTAACCGTGGTGAATCAAGCTTATTTAGTCGTGACCAAGTTGAATATATGGACGTTTCGACTCAACAGGTTGTTTCTGTTGGTGCGTCACTAATCCCGTTCCTTGAACACGATGATGCTAACCGTGCATTGATGGGTGCGAACATGCAACGTCAAGCGGTTCCAACTTTACGTGCTGACAAACCATTAGTCGGTACTGGTATGGAACGTGCAGTTGCTGTTGACTCCGGTGTTACAGCAGTCGCAAGACGCGGTGGTACAATTCAGTATGTTGATGCATCACGTATCGTGATTAAAGTCAACGAAGATGAAATGTATCCAGGCGAAGCTGGAATCGATATTTATAACCTGACTAAATATACTCGTTCTAACCAAAACACCTGTATTAATCAGATGCCATGCGTCTCTTTAGGTGAGCCAGTTGAACGTGGTGATGTATTAGCTGATGGTCCTTCAACAGACCTTGGTGAATTAGCATTAGGTCAAAACATGCGCGTGGCATTCATGCCATGGAATGGTTATAACTTCGAAGACTCCATCCTTGTTTCTGAGCGTGTTGTTCAAGAAGACCGTTTTACTACGATCCACATTCAAGAACTTGCTTGCGTATCTCGTGATACCAAATTAGGGCCTGAAGAGATCACTGCTGATATTCCAAATGTCGGTGAAGCGGCTCTGTCTAAACTTGATGAATCCGGTATCGTTTATATCGGTGCTGAAGTTAAAGGCGGCGACATCTTAGTTGGTAAAGTTACACCTAAAGGTGAAACTCAACTGACTCCAGAAGAGAAACTACTGCGTGCTATTTTCGGTGAAAAAGCATCTGACGTTAAAGACTCTTCTTTACGCGTTCCAAATGGCGTATCCGGTACAGTTATTGATGTGCAGGTATTTACCCGTGATGGCGTAGAAAAAGATAAACGTGCTTTAGAAATCGAAGAAACACAACTGCGTGATGCTAAGAAAGACTTAACCGAAGAGTTACGTATTTTTGAAGCAGCTCTGTTCTCTCGAATCCGTTCTGTATTAGTTAACGGTGGAATCGAAGCTGAAAAACTGGATAAATTGCCTCGTGATCGTTGGTTAGAGCTATCTCTTGCTGATGAAGAGAAACAAAACCAGTTAGAACAATTAGCTGAGCAGTATGACGAACTGAAATCTGAGTTTGAGAAAAAACTGGATGCTAAGCGTCGTAAAATTACCCAAGGTGATGATCTTGCTCCTGGCGTACTGAAAATTGTTAAGGTTTACCTGGCGGTTAAACGTCAAATTCAACCGGGTGATAAAATGGCGGGTCGCCATGGTAACAAAGGTGTTATCTCGAAAATCAACCCAATTGAAGACATGCCTTACGATGAAAATGGTAACCCAGTAGACATCGTTCTGAACCCACTGGGCGTACCATCACGTATGAACATCGGTCAGATTTTGGAAACCCATTTGGGTATGGCTGCGAAAGGTATTGGTGACAAAATTAATGCTATGCTTAAACAGCAGCAAGAAGTTGCCAAACTGCGTGAGTTCATCCAAAAAGCCTATGATCTAGGTGATGACACTCGTCAGAAAGTGGATTTGAATACATTCTCTGATGAAGAAGTTATGCGTCTGGCTGAAAACCTGAAAAAAGGTATGCCAATCGCAACACCTGTGTTTGATGGTGCAAAAGAGATCGAAATTAAAGAGCTACTGAAACTGGGTGGTCTGCCTACATCAGGTCAGATTACATTATTCGATGGCCGTACTGGTGAAAGATTTGAGCGTCAGGTAACTGTAGGTTACATGTACATGCTGAAACTGAACCACTTGGTTGACGATAAAATGCATGCCCGTTCTACTGGTTCTTACAGCTTGGTTACTCAGCAACCACTGGGTGGTAAAGCTCAGTTCGGTGGTCAGCGTTTCGGGGAGATGGAAGTGTGGGCACTGGAAGCATACGGTGCAGCTTATACTCTTCAAGAAATGCTTACAGTTAAGTCTGATGACGTTAACGGCCGTACTAAGATGTATAAAAACATCGTTGATGGTAGCCATCAGATGGAACCTGGTATGCCGGAATCTTTCAACGTATTGTTGAAAGAAATCCGTTCTCTGGGTATCAACATCGAACTGGAAGACGAGTAA